CGCTCGCCACCGATTCAATGGATTCGAGCCATTCGCGAGTTTCTTGTGGATCCTCGTCGAGAAACATGGATTGTTGTGCCATCGTTGTCGTCTCCTGGACAGTGCAGCAGCACCGAGTCGTTTGGTGCCTGACTAAGGGGCGTGGGTCGACGCCAACCTTCAAGAATGTTTGTAGTTGCAATTGCAACTACGTGCGAGAACTTAGCCTGTCGCGCGCTACAATTGCAACTAAATCGATCTCATGAAAAAGGTGATGCATGTCTTCCAGCGAGCCGGATACCTGGTTCAGATTCGTCAGGGCGCACCGCTGCCTGATCCGCGAAATCGAGCGTCGGCTAGCCGCCGCCGGGTTGCCGGCCTACGCTTGGTACGACGCGTTGTGGGGCTTGGAAAGCGGCCCCGACGGAACCCGGCGCATGAACGAATTGGCAGATGTCATGGCTATCGAGCGCTACAATCTCACTCGCCTGGTGGACCGCTTGGAGGCTGAGGGCCTGGTCACCCGCAGCCGCGCCAGCGATGACGGCAGAGGTGCGTATGCCGCCATCACCGAGAGCGGAAAAGTGCTGCGCAAAAAGATGTGGCAAATCTACGAAGGGACGGTGGATGAATTGTTCCTGTCGCAGTTCGACGACGAACAGCAGCGGGTTTTCAGCGAGGCGCTGGAGCGTGCGGCCAGCGCAGCGCGCAATAGTGGGCGGGCGAAGTGAGGCGTTGCTCACTGCAGCAGGTACCGCTCCATGGCTTGCTCGACGCGTGCCTGGTTGATCACGCCTTCCTGAGCCAGCGCCTGCAGGGCCAGTACCACGATCCAGTGCTTGTCCACCCGGCCCATGGTGGTCCCGGTCGAGTCGGCACCGATGGCCACGAACCGTGACTTGACATGCGCCCCGATCTGCTCGGCGACATGCCGGGCGTAACCGGTCACTGCCACTACTGGCCAGTCTTCAACGTCCAGGCAGTCGAGCAGATGCGCCGACCGTCGCGGCATCCCGGGATGCAGGCGGTTCCAGCGTTGCGCCTTGTCCGCGTCACGAGCCAGGCGGGTGTAGCTGGGGCAGCTCCACAGTTCGCTGGCCACACCCCAATCCTCGCGCAGCAACTGCGCCGCCGCCACCACCGATTGCAAGGCCAGGCCTGCCCCCAGCAAGCGCACCCGGGACTGCCCCGAATCGACTTCGACGCCGCTGAGCCGGTACATGCCTTTCAAGGCCTGACTCGCGCTTAGGCCGCTGATGGGAGCGATGAAGTCATTGGGCTCATCGTGCAGCGCCATGTAGTAAAAACCTTCGTTGCCTTCCACATACAAACTCTGCAACGCCGCCAGGGCGATGGCATGCGCTTCGGCACCGCTGGCCGGATCGAACGGCACGCATCGGGGGTTGGCGACCAACCAGAGCGGCACCCACGGATGAGCACCTTTGGGCCAGCGTGAAGGCTGCGTCTCTATGTCATTGCACAGGATGCCCCGGTGAGCGGACTCGTTGGAAAGCGCACAAAGCTCGGCTGATGTCGCCGAACTGGTCAGGTACAGCAATGGTTTTTCACTGGCGCGGGCCGTGGCGCTGAAACGCAGGGGCCACGCGCTGATACGGGTGTGGGCATCCGCGGTTTGACGTTGCTTGTTGTCGCGGATGACCCAGATATGCCTGGCCGTTCCCGGGTCCCTTTCAAGGCGATTGGCGATGTCGATCATGGTGAAGAGCGGCGAGGAAAAACCAGCGGTGTGTTGCGGTGAAAAAGTACGGATCTTATCGATGCAGACCTGTGCGGCCAGGCTGGTTTCTGGCGTTTTACTGAAGCTGGAAAAGCCGATCATTCCACAATCTCCCGTGCGTTCCGTCGTGCTTGCACCATACTGCACGGCTTAATATGATTGCAAATGCAATTAAATAAGTCAGGAATGGAGTTCTTCATGAACGAGGCTTCCCCCATCACGCTGTATACGGCTGATACGCCAAACGGGCAAAAAATCAGTATTTTCTTGAAAGAAGCAGGCATTGGCTACGAAGTGGTGAAGCTCAACCTGTCTGAAGGGCGTCAGCATTCGCCGCAATTCCTCGCCATAAACCCGAATGGAAAGATCCCCGCGATCGTGGATCACCAGGCGGGGATATCGATTTTCGAATCCGCCGCCATCCTGGGTTACCTGTCGCAGAAATACGGCCGCTTGCAACCTGATGGGGCTGTCGAACAGCTAGCGGTACAGCAGTGGCTGTTCTTCCAGGTGGGGGCCATTGGTCCGATGCTGGGCCAGCTCTGGTGGTTTTTGCATGCAAGCACTACGCGCAACGAGGAAGCAATCACGCGTTATCGCAAAGAAGCCCTGCGCCTCTATGGCGTGGTGGACAGGCAACTGGCGGAGCGCAGTTACCTGGCGTCCGACCAATATTCCATCGCGGATATTGCGGCTTTCCCATGGTTGCGCACCTATGAGGAGCTGGCTTTGGATATCACTCCGTACCCCCATGTGCTGCGCTGGCTAAAAACGATCGAGTCCCGTCCTGCCGTGCAAGCCGGGCTAGCCGAGTCTCGGGACACCCCTATAACTTGATGCCGCCCTGTTCTGGAGTTCGCCGCCCGAGCTGCAGGCGAGGGCCGGCTTCTCCAGCAGATGAATATCGTCAAGTCCTGCTTCATCCGGGTCATCGTACGTGTAGTGGTTATTTGGCTTTACTACGACTTGAGACTTGGATTGAATGCTTCCACAGCTCTACAAGGAAATCTGTAAAAGAAATAAATCCATAAAAAAGGGAATTTTTATGAGCAGTCAAGCTGTGAAAGGCCGGCGAATCATAAATACCGGGTCTGAGCTGGATGAAAGACTCAAGAGTACATTTGAAAAATGCCTGCGTCCGTTGGAAGGGTGCCATTACGCTTACTTCGTCATGTATAAAGGGCGCGATGTAAAGCCAAGAATTTTTTCCAACTATCCCAAACGTTGGCTCGATGTGTACAAGGCCGAGAACTATCATCTTATCGACCCGGTCATCAAGCACGGCATGAAGTGCATAGCGCCTTTCTTCTGGCATGAGGCGCTTGAGTCCAAGGCATCCGGTCAAGGGCAGGCGGTTTTTGCATCGTCGGAGCAATATCAGATATCGGACGGCTTTACTTTCAACCTGCACGATGCCAATGGTTTATTCGCTGCATTGAGTATCAGCAATACTGAGCGCCGTAAAGACTTCGAACAAACCATGATGCGCAGGGCGGCAGAAATCCAGATGACGCTCGTGCAGTTTCACCACAGATTGACCGAATGCTTTTCGTTGAACGAGTTATTTCCGGAGCTGACCGAGGCCGGTCTGTCGGACCGAGAGCTTGGCGTATTGAAATGGGTCGTCATGGGCAAGGCTTACAGCGAAATCGCCACAATCCACGCCATCTCGGTGCGCACCGTGAAATTCCATATGGCGAACATTGTAGACAAGCTATGCGTCTGCAACGCTAAACAGGCCGTCTACAAAGCTGTCAGCTTGGGACTGGTCTGAAAATCGCCAGCCGTGCTGGCGATAGCGGGCTGTTTGGCGGTCATTGGCACGCCACCGGGCTGCTTGGACTCTATCGTTTGCTTAAGGCTCCAATCGTTCTCGGGGCGCACTGGCATATTGAGCAGCAGGACTTTTTCGCCGGGTGAGGCTTCGCCAGTATCCATGATTTCGTAGCGCCAACCAGCCCTGAGGACGATGCGCGACATGGCTTGGCTGACCACCGTTATGATCGAATCGAGGTTATGCCGGGCAGCATGATCGTGCATTGCCA
This is a stretch of genomic DNA from Pseudomonas marvdashtae. It encodes these proteins:
- a CDS encoding MarR family winged helix-turn-helix transcriptional regulator, whose product is MSSSEPDTWFRFVRAHRCLIREIERRLAAAGLPAYAWYDALWGLESGPDGTRRMNELADVMAIERYNLTRLVDRLEAEGLVTRSRASDDGRGAYAAITESGKVLRKKMWQIYEGTVDELFLSQFDDEQQRVFSEALERAASAARNSGRAK
- a CDS encoding glutathione S-transferase family protein, with the protein product MNEASPITLYTADTPNGQKISIFLKEAGIGYEVVKLNLSEGRQHSPQFLAINPNGKIPAIVDHQAGISIFESAAILGYLSQKYGRLQPDGAVEQLAVQQWLFFQVGAIGPMLGQLWWFLHASTTRNEEAITRYRKEALRLYGVVDRQLAERSYLASDQYSIADIAAFPWLRTYEELALDITPYPHVLRWLKTIESRPAVQAGLAESRDTPIT
- a CDS encoding transketolase-like TK C-terminal-containing protein, with product MIGFSSFSKTPETSLAAQVCIDKIRTFSPQHTAGFSSPLFTMIDIANRLERDPGTARHIWVIRDNKQRQTADAHTRISAWPLRFSATARASEKPLLYLTSSATSAELCALSNESAHRGILCNDIETQPSRWPKGAHPWVPLWLVANPRCVPFDPASGAEAHAIALAALQSLYVEGNEGFYYMALHDEPNDFIAPISGLSASQALKGMYRLSGVEVDSGQSRVRLLGAGLALQSVVAAAQLLREDWGVASELWSCPSYTRLARDADKAQRWNRLHPGMPRRSAHLLDCLDVEDWPVVAVTGYARHVAEQIGAHVKSRFVAIGADSTGTTMGRVDKHWIVVLALQALAQEGVINQARVEQAMERYLLQ
- a CDS encoding helix-turn-helix transcriptional regulator, producing MSSQAVKGRRIINTGSELDERLKSTFEKCLRPLEGCHYAYFVMYKGRDVKPRIFSNYPKRWLDVYKAENYHLIDPVIKHGMKCIAPFFWHEALESKASGQGQAVFASSEQYQISDGFTFNLHDANGLFAALSISNTERRKDFEQTMMRRAAEIQMTLVQFHHRLTECFSLNELFPELTEAGLSDRELGVLKWVVMGKAYSEIATIHAISVRTVKFHMANIVDKLCVCNAKQAVYKAVSLGLV